One genomic region from Labeo rohita strain BAU-BD-2019 chromosome 7, IGBB_LRoh.1.0, whole genome shotgun sequence encodes:
- the ap1s1 gene encoding AP-1 complex subunit sigma-1A yields MMRFMLLFSRQGKLRLQKWYTATAERDKKKMVRELMQVVLARKPKMCSFLEWRDLKIVYKRYASLYFCCAVEEQDNELITLEVIHRFVELLDKYFGSVCELDIIFNFEKAYFILDEFLMGGEIQDTSKKSVLKAIEQADLLQEEDESPRSVLEEMGLA; encoded by the exons ATG ATGCGCTTTATGCTTCTGTTCAGCCGGCAGGGGAAGCTGCGGCTCCAGAAATGGTACACGGCTACAGCTGAGCGTGACAAGAAAAAGATGGTCAGAGAGCTCATGCAGGTGGTGCTGGCCAGAAAACCCAAAATGTGCAGCTTCCTGGAATGGAGAGATCTAAAGATAGTCTACAAGAG GTATGCCAGTCTATATTTCTGCTGTGCGGTGGAGGAGCAGGACAATGAGCTGATTACCCTGGAGGTCATCCATCGCTTTGTGGAGCTGCTGGATAAGTACTTTGGCAGT GTTTGTGAGCTTGACATCATTTTTAACTTTGAGAAAGCTTACTTTATCCTGGACGAGTTTCTTATGGGGGGAGAAATTCAGGACACATCCAAGAAGAGTGTGCTTAAGGCAATCGAACAGGCCGACCTTCTACAAGAG GAGGATGAGTCACCCAGGAGCGTCCTAGAAGAGATGGGGCTGGCCTAG